The Streptomyces sp. NBC_00435 nucleotide sequence GGAGCTACGCCCGCGCATGCCCAGATGGACCAGGGCCGCCACGAAGAGCAGGATGCCGATGAACAGCAAATAGAGCATGCCTTCGGCAGCAACTCCGATGATGCCCAGCACCATCGCCACGATGACCAGGATCAAGAAGACCTTCACGACGTGGACACCTCCTCGGTCGAACGGGGGCTCAGCGGCGGGCGAGCTGCCGCTCGCCGCCCGCACCGGGCCGGTAGGTGAGGCCGTAGTGCTGGAAGATGCCCGCCTCTTCCCCGGCGGGCAGGACGTCGTCCGTACCGATCGAAGGGCTCTTCTTCACCAGCGCCTTGTCGTAGTCGACCTTGACGTACCCCGGCCCGACGATCGCGCCGCCCAGCGGAACGAAGACCAGCCGGTGCCGGGTGGGCAGCCCCACCAGCACGGTGGCCATGGCCGGCTCGTCCGTGCTGGTGTCCACGTAGACAGCCTCCAGCGCGCCGATCCTGTGCCCGCCCGAGTCGACCACGTCGTGGGTACGCCACTCGCGAATGTCCGCTGCCTGGATCATCCTCAGGTCCCTTCGCACGATCACAGCCCGGCCGGTGCACTCCCTAGCCTGCCCCCGTATCACGGGGGAAACCAGCTCGGCACACCCCAGCAACGCCCCTCCCGTCACACCGGTCCCGGGTGCGGTGTGACCGCAGCATGACCCGCGCCGCAGAGCCTCCGCGCGCCCCAACTCGCAGGAAAACGATGTCTCTCAGATGCCCTCACTCAGCCCGCCTACTGAGGGCGTCCGTCTGGGCATCCGCTCGGACGGCGGCCGGCCGGCGGGTCCTGGTCCACGGGGAAGAGGGCCAGGGCGCCCGTGATCTCCAGGAGGCGCTGGAGCTGGGGATTGGGGGCGGCCAGGCGGATGACGCTGCCGGTCTCTTGCGCCGCGCGTCGTGCGGCGAGGAGTGCGTTGAGTGCGGAGGAGTCGCAGAAGGTGATGGCCCCGCAGTCGACGACCACCGCCTTGGCCGGTGAGGCGTGGGTGAGGGCCTCGGCAAGTGCGAACCGCAGGGAGGGGGCCTTCTCCATGTCGATCTCGCCAGCGGGCCGAACCGCCACCGTATGGTCCAGGACCTCCACGGCGATGTCGTTGTCGCCGACTTCCCGGGGAGAGCGTTCGACCATGGTGGATCACTCCTTCGATCTACGGGCGCACCCCCGAAGCGTGTTGGTCAGCCGCCGGTTCGGGGGAAAACGGGTCACGTGCTGCGCTGGTCGTGGGTGTCCTGGCGGAGCTGGTCGGTGTGTCGGGTCAGAGCATCGATGCGTTCGACGAGGTCGGCGTCTTCGGGTCGCAGGTGGGGCCGGGTGTCGGTCAGAGGGCGGACGAGGCGCGCGGCGTCGTTCTCGGCGAGGGCCAGGTTCAGGTCGCCGACCGCGCTCTCGGCGCCGGCGGGGAGACCGGTGAGGGAGGTGACCTGGCCGGCGAGCCGTCGCAGGTCGGCCGCGTTGTCGCGGGCCCAGGCGGTCACGGTGCGGTCGGCGGCGCGGGTGTCACGGGTGGCCTGGACACGCTGGTCACCGGTGCTCCCGGCGGTGCCGGGGCGCAGGCGCAGGTAGCGGCGTTCGGCGGCCTGACGGCTGGCGACCCCCAGGGGTCCTGCGAGATCGGCCCAGCTCGCTCCGTGCCCGCGGGCGGTCTCGATCAGTCCGCTCTCCCAGCCTGCGAGCTGCTCACGGACCTCGCGCAGCGTCAGTAGTGCGGCCAGAGCCGGGTGGGGGCCCGAGCCCGGTGGGGGCGTCGCTTCGGCCGTTGCCCCTCTGGCGGAGGGTTGTTGCGCGTCCTTGACGGCCTGGTCGATGGCCTCCAGGGCTGCGGCGGCGGCCAGGAAGGGGATGGGTGCGGTCGGCTCGGCGGTCTCGTTCATGACACTCTCCGTCGCTCTGTCATCCTCCAGATGACTCACTGCTTGTCATCGTTTCGATGACATGTTACAACGGGAGCACGTTGAAGCGCATTGGCAGTTTCTGCCTGAACCAACTGGAGGTGTTTCGCGATGTTGATGCGCACTGACCCGTTCCGCGAGATGGACCGGATCGTCCAGCAGCTGTCGGGTGGCTCGGGTACGTGGTCGAAGCCGTCGGTCATGCCGATGGACGCCTACCGGCAGGGCGACGAGTACGTGATCGCCTTCGACCTCCCCGGCGTGGACTCGGACGCGATCGACATCGACGTCGAGCGGAACATGCTGACCGTGAAGGCCGAGCGCCGGCCCACGGGCAAGTCCGACAACGTTCAGATGGAACTCTCCGAGCGACCCCTGGGTGTCTTCTCCCGCCAGATCATGCTGGCCGACACCTTGGACACCGAGCGCATCGAGGCCGACTACGACGCGGGTGTCCTGACCCTGCGGATCCCGATCGCCGAGCGCGCGAAGCCCCGCAAGATCAGCATCGGCGGCGAGTCCGGCCGCAAGCAGATCTCCGGCTGAACCCACCCGCACCAGCCGGCAGCGGAGGGCGGGGAGAGTCGATCCCCCTCCGGCACCCCGCACCCCGCCCTCCGCCCCCCCTTTCGCCCCTTCACCCCTTCACGGAGGTGTCGTGATGTCGATGCGCAGGGAGTCGTTCCTGGCCCACGTC carries:
- a CDS encoding PRC-barrel domain-containing protein; the encoded protein is MIQAADIREWRTHDVVDSGGHRIGALEAVYVDTSTDEPAMATVLVGLPTRHRLVFVPLGGAIVGPGYVKVDYDKALVKKSPSIGTDDVLPAGEEAGIFQHYGLTYRPGAGGERQLARR
- a CDS encoding STAS domain-containing protein, with product MVERSPREVGDNDIAVEVLDHTVAVRPAGEIDMEKAPSLRFALAEALTHASPAKAVVVDCGAITFCDSSALNALLAARRAAQETGSVIRLAAPNPQLQRLLEITGALALFPVDQDPPAGRRPSGCPDGRPQ
- a CDS encoding Hsp20/alpha crystallin family protein → MLMRTDPFREMDRIVQQLSGGSGTWSKPSVMPMDAYRQGDEYVIAFDLPGVDSDAIDIDVERNMLTVKAERRPTGKSDNVQMELSERPLGVFSRQIMLADTLDTERIEADYDAGVLTLRIPIAERAKPRKISIGGESGRKQISG
- a CDS encoding HSP18 transcriptional regulator, which codes for MNETAEPTAPIPFLAAAAALEAIDQAVKDAQQPSARGATAEATPPPGSGPHPALAALLTLREVREQLAGWESGLIETARGHGASWADLAGPLGVASRQAAERRYLRLRPGTAGSTGDQRVQATRDTRAADRTVTAWARDNAADLRRLAGQVTSLTGLPAGAESAVGDLNLALAENDAARLVRPLTDTRPHLRPEDADLVERIDALTRHTDQLRQDTHDQRST